The genomic window CCCCTCCTTCCTGAGCGTGCCCGAGGCCTCTACCCACAGCCCCTGCCACCCCGTCCCCTCACTTTGCCCACCGGCTCACCCTGCTGCATGCTGACGGGGGTCCTCAGGACGGCTCTGGGCCAGGCCACCTGACCCCTCTGTTGCCCTATTGGCTCTGTTCCTCATGCTCCCTGGCTCCCAGGACAACCTGGGGTGCCAGGGAGCTGGGTGACACACGCCGGAAGGAACCTAATGGCCTTCTGGTCCTGCATGCTCCAGCAGCCCTGTCTAttccctcaccaccaccaccacgcccccccgccccagcctcaAGGCCTTGGCTCCGCCAGTCCCCTAGGACTGGGAGCTTCTCCACATGGTAGTTCGTACCCTGGCTGTGGTGTCTGGCCTTCACCGTGGCTGGGGAATGAGTACGTGCACCGATGAAGGGACTGGGGTCTGTGGAAAGGCCTGGTGGCTTTTATTTCCCTAAATGACCTGGGCACAGATTTGGGCCCGGCTGGGTGGCGTGTCCTGCCAGTCTACTGAAGGAAGGTGCTGTCCTTTGGGAGGGGTGTCCCAGGGTGCTGGTGTGATTACAGGAGCGGCCCTGTGGTGGCTGAGCCTCTGAGATCCGTGCAGTCACGCCAGCCCCTGATGGCCACCCCCTCCGCAGGTCCCTGGGCGTGAGCATCTGGGAGCTCTTCGAGCTGGGCGCGCAGCCCTACCCCCACCACTCCGACCGGCAGGTGCTGGCCTACGCCGTCCGGGAGCAGCAGCTGAAACTCCCCAAGCCCCAGCTGCAGCTCACCCTGTCTGACCGCTGGTGAGGGCCTGTGAGGCCAGGCGGGGTGTAGTGTCCCCGGCAGGAAGGGCAAGACTGAGGGGGTGCTCCGAGTCAGACTGCGTGGCTTCTCAGCCAACGctggctcccctcccctgccccgcgTCCACAACGGGTGGTCTTTACCCAAAACACAAACTTGCCTGCCGCCTGGGGGGAGATGGGCTAAGGGGAAGGCTCCTCCGCCCACTGTGGGCTCCCAGACCTCGGAGCCCACCTTGGAAGATCTGGGGTCTCCTGCAATTAAGTTGGAGGTTCCCTTCCCTGTCCTTAAGGGAGTCTGAGTAGAAGGAGAGGCCCCCAGACTTTCCTGCGGAGGGCCGATCTGCTCATCCCTGCGGGGGCCGGGGTtcctggctgggggcggggcaggtCCTGGTGGGCGAGGCCTGAGCCCTGGGCCTCCCTCCTCGCAGGTACGAGGTGATGCAGTTCTGTTGGCTGCAGCCTGAGCAGCGGCCCACGGCCGAGGAGGTGCACCTGCTGCTGTCCTACCTCTGCGCCAAGGGCGCCACAGAGGCGGAGGAAGAGTTTGAGCGGCGCTGGCGCTCGCTGCGGCCGGGCGGGGGCGGCACGGGCCCCGGGCTGGCCGGCCTGGCTCTGGGGGGTGCGGGCGAGCTGGCGGCCGCCTCGTCCTTCCCGCTGCTGGAGCAGTTCGCGGGCGACGGCTTCCATGCGGACGGGGACGACGTGCTGACAGTGACGGAGACGAGCCGCGGCCTCAACTTCGAGTACAAGTGGGAGGCGGGCCGCGGTGCCGAGGCCTTCCCGCCGCCCGGGGGCGCAGCAAGCCCCAGCCGCACCGCGCGCCTGCAGGAGCTCTGTGCCCCCGATGGCGCGCCCCCCGGCGTGGTGCCCGTGCTCAGCGCGCACAGCCCCTCGGTGGGCAGCGAGTACTTCATCCGGCTGGAGGAGCCCACACCCGCCACCGGCCACGATCCTGACTGCGCCGgctgcacccccagcccccacgccGTGGGCCTGCTCCCCGATGGCGGTGACCAGGACAATGACTCGGAGAGCAGCGCAGCTGCCTCGTTGGCCATGGAGCCGCTGTTGGGCCCCGTGCCGTCCCCCGCGGGGTCCTGGGGCCACTGTGACTACTACCTGCACGGGAGCCACGCCCGGGACCCGCCCTGCTCTCTGGGCTCGCCCTCCCCGGGGACCCTCATGCTggcagagcccagggaggaggacAGTGACTGGGGCGCAGCTGCCTTCTGCCCACCCTTCTTGGAGGACCCACTGGGCACATCCCCCTCGGGGAGCTCCAGGGCCCAGCCATCCCcgggtggggaggtggtgggggaggccgAGGCATGCAGGGCTGCCCAGCACAGACACTGGAGTTCCAACGTGTCAGCCAACAACAACAGTGGCAGCCGAGCGCCAGGTTCATGGGACACGGGGTACGTGGGTGGGTGCATGGGCTGCTGTCCCAGCACAGAGCACACAGGACAGGCCGTCCCTGAGCTGGGCCGTTCCCTGGCCCTGGAGGACACCACGGAGCCTCTCCTTGGGCTACAGGGGGTCTCCTCTGGCCAGGAGCTCAGCCACTGCCTTGGCCTCCATTATCTGCGTCCTGCTGGGAGCCTGCCGCCTGTCACCTGCCTGCTGCCGTCCTCTGAGACACAGGCGGCCCTAAGCGGGGGTGACCACCCCCAGACAGAGCCCAGGCTTGCTGCGGAGGCTGAGGGCTCTGCCAGACCTCAGAGGCCCCTaccatccctccctgccccatccccggagggagccctgcttcctgctgaggaggctGGTGCCCTCGCCAGCCTGCCTGCCTTGCCCATGCCCGCTGGCAGCTGGGAGACTGCCCCTGAGGTAGCCCCGAGCCTGGACAGCTGCCCTGGTTCCCCCGAGCTGGAGGCGACAGTCAGCGAGGACGAGGACGTGACAGAGGCCACTTCTGGCATCTTCACAGATGCGTCCAGTGATGGCCCGCCCACAGAGAAGCCGGACGTGATGCCGGCCTTCCACTCCCTGCAGAAGCAGGTGGGGACCCCCGACTCTGTGGACTCCCTAGATATCCCCTCTTCTGCCAGTGATGGTGGCGGCTGCGAGGTCTTCAGCCCCTCCGTTATTGGCACTCCTGGTGGGCAGCCCCGGGCCCTGGACAGTGGCTACGACACGGAGAACTACGAGTCCCCTGAGTTTGTGCTCAAGGAAGCACACGAACCGTGCGAGCCCGAGGTCTTTGGGGAGCTGGTCTCCGAGGGTGAGAGCCCTGGGCCCGAGACGCAGCTCTCTACCTCCCTTGGGGGCCTCAGCGAGAAGAACCCCTACCGTGACTCAGCCTACTTTTCGGACCTCGATACAGAGCCTGAGTCCACGTCGGGCccccaggagaagggaggaggtgcCTTGGCCTCGAGGCTAGAGCTGGACCTGGAGAGCCCTGGGCTGCAGTCCGCACAGCCCTCCCCTGAGTCTGGGTTGCCCCAGGGGGCACAGGGCACGGGCCCCACGGGCGTGCCACCACTGCTACTGCCGCCGCCAGAGGACCCTTCTCCAGAGCCCAGCAGCACCTGCCTGGAGAACCCCAGACTGGAGCCTCCTTGGCCCCAAGGCCCTGCAGGAGGGCCTGTAGGGCCCAGTCCCGAGCGCTCCAAGGTTTTCCTGCTGACCCCAGTGCCACTGAGCTCAGAGAGCCACCGCCCTGACCTCCAGGAGGCCCCAGTGCTGCTGTCCGGGCCCGCCCAGCAAGAACGGACAGGGGGCCCCAGCACCCCCAGAGCCCCCCTCTGCCTGGCTTTGCCGGGACTGCCCGCAGCCCCCGAGGGCCGgtcggaggaggaggaggagggcgacGACAGTGACGAGTCCGATGAGGAGCTGCGCTGCTACAGCGTCCAGGAGCCCAGCGAGGACAGCGAGGAGGAGGCGCCGCCGGTGCCCGTGGTGGTGGCCGAGAGCCAGAGCGCGCGCAACCTGCGCGGCCTGCTCAAGATGCCCAGCCTGCTGTCCGAGGCCTTCTGCGGGGACCTGGAGCGCAAGAAGAAAGCCGTGTCCTTCTTCGACGATGTCACCGTCTACCTCTTCGACCAGGTGGGCGGCCGCGCCGGGCTCCGCGCGCGGGGGTGGGCccccgggggggtggggagccgtGGGAGCCGCCGCGGGCCGATGTGACCGGGCCACGCGCCGCTCCGACCCTCCAGGAGAGCCCCACCCGGGAGCTCGGGGAGCCCCTCCCTGACGCCAAGGAGCCGCCCCCCGCCTTCCTGGCGGGCGGACCCCGCACCCCCGGCGCCCCCGCCCGGCCTCGGCAGGCGGACCGCTCCCCCGACGGCTCGGCGGCGACCCCTGCGGCGGAGGACGGTGAGCCGGAGGCGGGGCTTGTGGGGCGTGACGTCACGGGAGGGGCCTGTCGGCGGGGGCGGTGTCAGGGCGGGGCAACGTCgcgggggggcggcggggcggggcgggccgggccgggcagTGTCCGCGACGCGAGTGATGCGCCTCCGGCTCGCAGGCCGCGGGCTGGCGTGGGGCGACGGCTTCCCGCAGACGCCGGGCCCCGACGCCGCCCtgcccgcccccgccgcgcccccCAAGCCCGCCGCGTCCGGCCCCTTCTCGCGCTTCACCGTGTCGCCGGCGCCCGCGTCCCGCTTCTCCATCACGCACGTCTCGGACTCGGACGCTGGGTCCGTGAGAGGTGAGGCTGCGGCGGGGCCAGTGGGAGCGACCCCGAGGGGGGCAGTGGAGGGGGCGGCCGGGAGGGCCCCTGCTCGGAGCCGAGGCTCCGCGCTCCTTGTTTCTCATCTTCCGGACACGCGCGGTTTTCaggtgagtaaactgaggcacggaggGGCGCCCTCTTCCCCGCCAGCCGCTGGTCCAGCACCTGTCTGGGCCCTGGCCCTTCGATGCCCTCTTGTCCCTCCTCTGGAGGCACCAGGCTGGACACGGAGTGCCCCCCACTCTGCTCTCTGCCAGACCTAAGCGCCCTGAAACCCCCAGCGGCCTCCGCCACCAGAGCCTGCCCGGCTCCGCGGGTGGGGCTCGTCCACCGCCCGCATCTCCGATGCCGCCGCGCTTGCCCGGAGGTGCCCAGCTCgcacctccctccctgccccacccccaccccagcttcagACCAGTGCGGCCCGCCAGGCTGCCCCCACCCGCTCCTTCCTGACCGTGTCAGTCCTGCATCCCTGTAAGGCTGCTCTGGACGCCCAGCCACAGCAGGAGACTGCTGTCCCCCAGCAGACTCAGCCCCTTGTGCCCTGCCCACGGCCGGTGGCTGCAGCCTCGCGGGAGGGCCAGGGCACTCATCGCGGGCTCACAGCACACCCTCAGTGGCCGCCAGGAGGCTTGTTCATGACCCTGACCAGCCCGCCCTGTTTGGGTCTCCGTTTCCCCACCTGTATAAGGAGGACCCAGAAGGCATTTGCTGGGCTCTGTTGGGCCCGAGGGCAGGCCTAGGCCTGGTGATGCCGGGGAAGAGAAATGGGTGTGGCTCCGAGACAGCTAGGCAGGCCGGCTGCAGTGAACGGCCGAGGGCTGTAGCCCCAGCTGGTCGTTTGGCCCCTTGGCTGAGGATGGAGGTCAGGTGGCAGTCCTGGGGCAGGGCAGTCTCAGGAATCTCGGTCCCTGGTGTCTCCAAACGCTCACGTGGTACCTCGCGTTTGCCAGGGCCTGtagcaggagctgggggcagcTGTAAAGAGGCGTGAGGCCCAGGCGGGCCCTCTTGGAGCCCCTCCCGTCCTGCTCCCGGAAGCAGCGAGGATGGTGACTGACAGCGGGGACCTGGGCCTTGGTGCCCCACGCAGCACCCTGGAGGAGCAGGGCAGGACAGGAGGCCTCCCTGGCCCTGGATGGTGGAGCAGCCCTGCGCACCGATCCCGTGCTGCCCCAGGCAGGGGCAGGATTTGTCCCGGACACTCGGGTTCGTCCCTAGCTGCTGGGGATGCCCTTCAGCCTCAGGTCCGAGCAGCTCCTTCCCCTGcagcctccccctccaccctgcccctgctcatgggacctgctctgggctggggggTCTTGCACGCCCTGCCCACCAGTTCCCGTGGTTACAGGAGATTGTCCTTCCCCAGCCCGGGGCATGAGCCCGTCCCTGCTGGGGTGGCCCTTCTCTGACCCCTTTGCCCGGTTCTGGGTTTGCTCTGTGCAAGAGGACCCTGGGCTTGTGTGTCGTGCCCCGTACCTCAAAGTCTGGCTGTCTTTCCCTTCAGCGACTCAGAcccatcccctctctctccccacgcAGCCTGGGCCAGCTCCCATCAGAGTCCACGGCTGGAGCGCGGGCGGGTGGGTCGAGGTGGGCTGCCTGGAGGGGGCGGCTGCCGCCCACACCTGTTCTAAAGGTGCCTGCGGCAGGCTGGCGTGCCCAGCTCCCCTCTGCGGGGCGCTGCCCAGACCGGCCCAGCGGCAAAAGGAAAGTGGGGGGCTGCACCCCCAGGGTCAGGGGCTCCTGCCTgcagggatggggatggggacgcgggaaggggtggggctgggaggggagcGGGGGCAGGGCCGCCCGGGGGATATTTTGTAACTGCTGTCGTGGGAGTGAGTGGAAATGGGAGGACTTTAAGTTATTGTTGCCAAAGAGACATAAAGTTTATTGTTGCtttgggggtgtgggtgggggactTCTTTTGggtttgtgttttttggtttttattagtTTGAGGCTTAGGATGCTGGTGCAATGattctcttgttccttttttgtttgttttttaaaagaaatcaagctAAGAAAAAGCCTTCATGCTCAGTGTGTGTTTCTTTTGTGGTTTGCACAtaaagccctggggaggagggcgCCTGGTGGTGCTGAGGGGCGGGCCCAGCCGCCGGCCCTGCCCAGGGCACAGCAGTCCCTCCTGAccgccgtgtgtgtgtgtgtgtgtgtgtgtgtgtgtgtgtgtgtgtggccaccCCCATCCCCTTGCCAGCTGCCCTGGCACACCTTGGTGGAGGGGGACAGTGACTTGAGAAGGGACCGACTGCCGCAGCCCTCGCTTCCTGGGAGGGGACCTGCGGACGTCCTTGGGAGGTTCTCGTGCCTCACCTTTCCCAAGCACGGAAGCAGGGGTGGGGCGAGCGGCAGGCAAGAGGGTCTTTGAGGAGTTTGGGCTTCTGTGCATCTCCGCCCCAAACGTCTGCCCTGAGACCTCACCTGGCCCATCTCTAGCTCCCATGAGGCCAGGGCCCTGTGTCCCCACCTGCCCTACCTGTGCTCCCCTTTTGCTTCTCCTCCTGGGCCGTGCACGGGCTCCGGTCAGACTGCAGACCCCCTCCTTCAGGAGCCTGGCAGGAGCGGGACGGCTGCCCGGAGTGTTTCCCCAGATGGGTGCTGCTGGCGTCCATGTTGGTGACTGTGGTGGTCACCAGGGTGCTTCAGCCACAGACACCGTGGAAGTGGCTGGGGTGGgtgtccccctcaccccccccccccagaggcaCCCACCATTTACTCCGGGGACACGGAGGAGAGCAGGGGGCCCAGTAGCCAGTTCTGGGGGGGTGTTGTGGCTTGGCTGGGGCACAGCGGCCCCCCAGAATGCtagtgggagtggggaggctcAGCAGAGCTCCAGTCAAGAGCATCTCATAGCTTCATCTTCCAGAGGAAGGTGGCGGGgtctcccctgcctctgccccaggcctccCGCCCCCTCGGGCCCACAGAGCACAAGCGGGCACAGTGGGGCACAGCCTCTTTATTGACCAGATGCTTGGGGGCTACGCGCGGTGGGGAGCTGAGCCCCCTTCCAGCTGTAGGCCGACCCGacacccttccctgcccctggggGGACCATGACACACACAGCCAGGGGGTCCTGCCTGAGAGGCCGGCCGCACCGCCCGGGGGCAGCTCCCAGCCGTGGGGCCGCTCAGCCACGACTCCGAAGAAAGGGCTGGGGTCCTGCCCGGGCCAGAcggaggtgggggcagagccaGGCGGGTGAAGGGCATGGAAGGAGAAAACTCAACAGGGCCGCACAGACTGTTAGGAAAGGGCTTGTGTTTGGGGACAAGGGGGGTGCCCAGCGGGCAGCGTGGGACTTGGCCGTCAGCTGAGGAGGGGGGCAGACCTGTCATTGGTCACTGTCGGCTTCAGCTGGACGCTGGCGAAGGGATTcctgaagagagaagagaaggaccGTCTCAGCGGGGCAGATGCACCGTGTCACCTGGGCTGCCCCGGGGTCCTCGGCCCTGCGGGTGGCTCGGCCTCAGCCCGGAGCTGGGCGGCGACGCAGCCCGCAGGGACAGGCAGGGCAGGGCGCGGTGCGCAGGGCCGGAGCTGCCCGGGCAGGGTGGGTGGGCGACCGGGCAGCGGccgctgggctgggggctggttcTCCCTCGGAACCGGAGGCGGTCCTGGGTGGGCCTGTGCCCAGCTCCGGTGAGCCGCCCCGCTGCCCCAGAGCAGTAGGGGCCCAGCTGTAGACACGCCATCGACACACACAGACAGCTCAGCAGCTCCCACGGACCCGGCCCATGCATCCCGGGGTCCCTGAGGGTGGCTGGGTGCAGACACAAGGCCTCGGGCCACCCCACGCCAACACGACACACATGGGGTGTACGCACACTGGGAGCCGCAGGGCTCAgcccccatcaccccacccccgtGGGCACAAGGCCACAGCGGACGGACAGATGGACTGGCCAGACAAGAGGTTGAGACGGGACGAATGAGCACAGCGGAGGCCACACGCAGCCTGGTCCTCACGGAAGCCTCTTCTTGGGGTCCCTGCCAGGCACACAGGGCGCACCTGCCTGAGCAGAGTCAGCACGGGACGGCAGCTGGGGTCGTCAGGCAGCCCCAGGGGTGACAGCACAGATGGAACGGACAGGACGCACTCCTGGCCAAGCGCTCGGCTTTCGAGCCATTACCTGGGGCGTCACAGCTGGGCGGGGTCCGCAGGAGCTGGGCAGTGGGCGCTCTGTCCAGTGCCCATGAGAGCACTTGGGGGTTGGGGTGCCTCCCTGGGTTTTCTAAAATGCCGAGATGCTTCGGACTGAATTTTTAGAAGGATCAACTAGGGAAAGGAGCCAACTAATTGGAGCACGGCTTCCACACGTGCACACGGACGGTCTGGAATCCCGCGTGGGCGCGGCTCGCGCGCATCTTCAGGCTCTGAGGACTACGACCCCCCGGGCTCAAGGCCGCCTCCAGCCCTGCACGACGGCTTGGCCTCTCCACGTGCGACAGTCCTCTCTCCGGCGACACGTGCCGACGAGCTCCAGCTCTCACGTTCAGGGGCAGCAGCTGCCTCAGGGCTCCCCTGGGCACAGCTGCTGTGGCTGGGGACATCTGCCCCAGGACAGATGGCAGAGGGTGGCCCACACCTTGACCGTCACCTTGACTAGACTCTGGTTCTGGTGGAAGGCTGCAGGTCCTTGGCTGTCCCCAGAGGGATCAAGGCAGGGCGTCTTGGGGGGCTAGAATGGGGGCAGGTTTGTTCATTTGGAGTTGGGGACCGAGCAGCGGGAGGAGCCCCGCGGCTGAGGAAGGCGGCTCCGGTGCCGGGAGGAGCCCAAGTGGAACGGCCAAGTGGGTTCGGGCAGCACACACTGTCCTCCTGCCCTGGGCACACCTGACTCCTCAGCAGAAAGGGTGGGCGGCCAAGCAGCCTCCGCAGTGGGGGCTGCCCTGCGAGCAGCAGGGCCAGACAGGGCGTCTGGCCCCTGACCCCACTTTTCTAATCTGCTTCCCCAAAACTGTGTGACTGTGGAGCACAGTATTGTCCGTGCTGCGGGACCTGAGGAAACAGGCCGGGGCTGGACATGCCCCAGGCCTACCCTCTGCAGCCCCGGCCCGAGCCTGACCAGACACCGCAGCTGGACGCGCCCACCCCCAGCACCGCGGGAAGGCGCGACCCTCTGGGGGCCCACCACCTCCTGGGGACGCAGGGACTCCAGAGCCACCTGAGGGCAGGCGGGTCAACAGCAGCCCGACTCTCAGAACAAACTCAGCCCCGAGGCCCCCGCAGAGTCTCTGGCCGGGCAGACACACTCCCTGCTGGGAGCAGCCCCGGGAGGAGCACTGCCGGCCACGCTCCGCCACAAACCACCAAGACACAACGTGGCTCGTGTCCTGCCGGCAA from Mustela nigripes isolate SB6536 chromosome 16, MUSNIG.SB6536, whole genome shotgun sequence includes these protein-coding regions:
- the AATK gene encoding serine/threonine-protein kinase LMTK1 isoform X3, which produces MQFLEEAQPYRASPPPRPPAPSCPEFESGGQPVGSRRALQHSNLLQCLAQCAEVTPYLLVMEFCPMGDLKGYLRSCRVAESLAPDPLTLQRMACELASGVLHLHRHNYVHSDLALRNCLLAADLTVKIGDYGLSHGKYREDYFVTADQLWVPLRWIAPELVDEVHCNLLVVDQTKASNVWSLGVSIWELFELGAQPYPHHSDRQVLAYAVREQQLKLPKPQLQLTLSDRWYEVMQFCWLQPEQRPTAEEVHLLLSYLCAKGATEAEEEFERRWRSLRPGGGGTGPGLAGLALGGAGELAAASSFPLLEQFAGDGFHADGDDVLTVTETSRGLNFEYKWEAGRGAEAFPPPGGAASPSRTARLQELCAPDGAPPGVVPVLSAHSPSVGSEYFIRLEEPTPATGHDPDCAGCTPSPHAVGLLPDGGDQDNDSESSAAASLAMEPLLGPVPSPAGSWGHCDYYLHGSHARDPPCSLGSPSPGTLMLAEPREEDSDWGAAAFCPPFLEDPLGTSPSGSSRAQPSPGGEVVGEAEACRAAQHRHWSSNVSANNNSGSRAPGSWDTGYVGGCMGCCPSTEHTGQAVPELGRSLALEDTTEPLLGLQGVSSGQELSHCLGLHYLRPAGSLPPVTCLLPSSETQAALSGGDHPQTEPRLAAEAEGSARPQRPLPSLPAPSPEGALLPAEEAGALASLPALPMPAGSWETAPEVAPSLDSCPGSPELEATVSEDEDVTEATSGIFTDASSDGPPTEKPDVMPAFHSLQKQVGTPDSVDSLDIPSSASDGGGCEVFSPSVIGTPGGQPRALDSGYDTENYESPEFVLKEAHEPCEPEVFGELVSEGESPGPETQLSTSLGGLSEKNPYRDSAYFSDLDTEPESTSGPQEKGGGALASRLELDLESPGLQSAQPSPESGLPQGAQGTGPTGVPPLLLPPPEDPSPEPSSTCLENPRLEPPWPQGPAGGPVGPSPERSKVFLLTPVPLSSESHRPDLQEAPVLLSGPAQQERTGGPSTPRAPLCLALPGLPAAPEGRSEEEEEGDDSDESDEELRCYSVQEPSEDSEEEAPPVPVVVAESQSARNLRGLLKMPSLLSEAFCGDLERKKKAVSFFDDVTVYLFDQESPTRELGEPLPDAKEPPPAFLAGGPRTPGAPARPRQADRSPDGSAATPAAEDGRGLAWGDGFPQTPGPDAALPAPAAPPKPAASGPFSRFTVSPAPASRFSITHVSDSDAGSVRGPVAGAGGSCKEA
- the AATK gene encoding serine/threonine-protein kinase LMTK1 isoform X2, with the protein product MPAAPPAPAMSSSFNSFAFSSHVDPDGAPLSELSWSSSLAVVAVSFSGLFTVIVLMLACLCCKKGGIGFKEFENAEGEEYAAGFSAPGSPATGVQDGPDVYVLPLTEVSLPMAKQPGRSVQLLKSTDLGRHSLLYLEEVGHGWFGKVFLGEVNAGVGSAPVVVKELKTSASVQEQMQFLEEAQPYRALQHSNLLQCLAQCAEVTPYLLVMEFCPMGDLKGYLRSCRVAESLAPDPLTLQRMACELASGVLHLHRHNYVHSDLALRNCLLAADLTVKIGDYGLSHGKYREDYFVTADQLWVPLRWIAPELVDEVHCNLLVVDQTKASNVWSLGVSIWELFELGAQPYPHHSDRQVLAYAVREQQLKLPKPQLQLTLSDRWYEVMQFCWLQPEQRPTAEEVHLLLSYLCAKGATEAEEEFERRWRSLRPGGGGTGPGLAGLALGGAGELAAASSFPLLEQFAGDGFHADGDDVLTVTETSRGLNFEYKWEAGRGAEAFPPPGGAASPSRTARLQELCAPDGAPPGVVPVLSAHSPSVGSEYFIRLEEPTPATGHDPDCAGCTPSPHAVGLLPDGGDQDNDSESSAAASLAMEPLLGPVPSPAGSWGHCDYYLHGSHARDPPCSLGSPSPGTLMLAEPREEDSDWGAAAFCPPFLEDPLGTSPSGSSRAQPSPGGEVVGEAEACRAAQHRHWSSNVSANNNSGSRAPGSWDTGYVGGCMGCCPSTEHTGQAVPELGRSLALEDTTEPLLGLQGVSSGQELSHCLGLHYLRPAGSLPPVTCLLPSSETQAALSGGDHPQTEPRLAAEAEGSARPQRPLPSLPAPSPEGALLPAEEAGALASLPALPMPAGSWETAPEVAPSLDSCPGSPELEATVSEDEDVTEATSGIFTDASSDGPPTEKPDVMPAFHSLQKQVGTPDSVDSLDIPSSASDGGGCEVFSPSVIGTPGGQPRALDSGYDTENYESPEFVLKEAHEPCEPEVFGELVSEGESPGPETQLSTSLGGLSEKNPYRDSAYFSDLDTEPESTSGPQEKGGGALASRLELDLESPGLQSAQPSPESGLPQGAQGTGPTGVPPLLLPPPEDPSPEPSSTCLENPRLEPPWPQGPAGGPVGPSPERSKVFLLTPVPLSSESHRPDLQEAPVLLSGPAQQERTGGPSTPRAPLCLALPGLPAAPEGRSEEEEEGDDSDESDEELRCYSVQEPSEDSEEEAPPVPVVVAESQSARNLRGLLKMPSLLSEAFCGDLERKKKAVSFFDDVTVYLFDQESPTRELGEPLPDAKEPPPAFLAGGPRTPGAPARPRQADRSPDGSAATPAAEDGRGLAWGDGFPQTPGPDAALPAPAAPPKPAASGPFSRFTVSPAPASRFSITHVSDSDAGSVRGPVAGAGGSCKEA
- the AATK gene encoding serine/threonine-protein kinase LMTK1 isoform X1, yielding MPAAPPAPAMSSSFNSFAFSSHVDPDGAPLSELSWSSSLAVVAVSFSGLFTVIVLMLACLCCKKGGIGFKEFENAEGEEYAAGFSAPGSPATGVQDGPDVYVLPLTEVSLPMAKQPGRSVQLLKSTDLGRHSLLYLEEVGHGWFGKVFLGEVNAGVGSAPVVVKELKTSASVQEQMQFLEEAQPYRASPPPRPPAPSCPEFESGGQPVGSRRALQHSNLLQCLAQCAEVTPYLLVMEFCPMGDLKGYLRSCRVAESLAPDPLTLQRMACELASGVLHLHRHNYVHSDLALRNCLLAADLTVKIGDYGLSHGKYREDYFVTADQLWVPLRWIAPELVDEVHCNLLVVDQTKASNVWSLGVSIWELFELGAQPYPHHSDRQVLAYAVREQQLKLPKPQLQLTLSDRWYEVMQFCWLQPEQRPTAEEVHLLLSYLCAKGATEAEEEFERRWRSLRPGGGGTGPGLAGLALGGAGELAAASSFPLLEQFAGDGFHADGDDVLTVTETSRGLNFEYKWEAGRGAEAFPPPGGAASPSRTARLQELCAPDGAPPGVVPVLSAHSPSVGSEYFIRLEEPTPATGHDPDCAGCTPSPHAVGLLPDGGDQDNDSESSAAASLAMEPLLGPVPSPAGSWGHCDYYLHGSHARDPPCSLGSPSPGTLMLAEPREEDSDWGAAAFCPPFLEDPLGTSPSGSSRAQPSPGGEVVGEAEACRAAQHRHWSSNVSANNNSGSRAPGSWDTGYVGGCMGCCPSTEHTGQAVPELGRSLALEDTTEPLLGLQGVSSGQELSHCLGLHYLRPAGSLPPVTCLLPSSETQAALSGGDHPQTEPRLAAEAEGSARPQRPLPSLPAPSPEGALLPAEEAGALASLPALPMPAGSWETAPEVAPSLDSCPGSPELEATVSEDEDVTEATSGIFTDASSDGPPTEKPDVMPAFHSLQKQVGTPDSVDSLDIPSSASDGGGCEVFSPSVIGTPGGQPRALDSGYDTENYESPEFVLKEAHEPCEPEVFGELVSEGESPGPETQLSTSLGGLSEKNPYRDSAYFSDLDTEPESTSGPQEKGGGALASRLELDLESPGLQSAQPSPESGLPQGAQGTGPTGVPPLLLPPPEDPSPEPSSTCLENPRLEPPWPQGPAGGPVGPSPERSKVFLLTPVPLSSESHRPDLQEAPVLLSGPAQQERTGGPSTPRAPLCLALPGLPAAPEGRSEEEEEGDDSDESDEELRCYSVQEPSEDSEEEAPPVPVVVAESQSARNLRGLLKMPSLLSEAFCGDLERKKKAVSFFDDVTVYLFDQESPTRELGEPLPDAKEPPPAFLAGGPRTPGAPARPRQADRSPDGSAATPAAEDGRGLAWGDGFPQTPGPDAALPAPAAPPKPAASGPFSRFTVSPAPASRFSITHVSDSDAGSVRGPVAGAGGSCKEA